Proteins from a single region of Electrophorus electricus isolate fEleEle1 chromosome 5, fEleEle1.pri, whole genome shotgun sequence:
- the trpm6 gene encoding transient receptor potential cation channel subfamily M member 6 isoform X2: MKESNNLEERMSSRINRRQMEPGKSWIQTTFYKRECVKFLPVSWVDHRCSPVCHVCQNLIRCCCGRLIGEHVELDSMSRGRGPAPPMSSPPSGDREDWSVTKHTKASSTDAFGSIDFQGSTKRTCRAKYVRLSCDAKPEQLLCLMLREWNLAPPKLVISIHGGLENFPLPQRVGQAFSKGLIRAAETTGAWILTDGFNTGVSMYVGDAVKLYGTHERRKRNVIGVTPWGLVENHRDLIGQDVLRHYHTLGNPLSKRSSLNCLHSHFLLVDDGTLGKSGGQLELRRRLERHLHRQRIHPRLGQRVPVVCVVVEGGPPVLSLVLEYVSRTPPVPVIVFEGTGRAADLLALIHKQTAVDRKLDTDIKEDFLLRVQAVFGVGRPEASQLFTVLTSCMGHREMITIFDSESEDHLEPDVAILTASLRGTPADQLSITLAWDRADIAQEHILVYGQQWKVGALEQAMLNALLMDRVGFVKLLIENGITLKHFLTVSRLEELYNTQQGSPDNFLYHIIEEAKKCRLSVGHKISLIDIGMAIEYLIGGAYRSTYMRKSFRAVYNQIHSALKEASQEGSGMVGKPRKRGVDPATAPQTQPPFFRTAEPYRRKENPSLPHELELASPAELGGTSLFVYSINDLFVWAVLMRRQQMALFLWQHGEQAMARAVVACRLYRAMATEAKERIMGDSIAEELKKFSIEFGQLAVDLLDKAFKENECMAMKLLTSEMTDWSNFTCLQMAVASGLRPFVAHSCTQMLLTDLWMGHLNMRKNSWVKIIVSILLPMAIQLLEFKSKAEMSHIPQTHEALQFGVEAASSGAPPTETAVQAEQCDAESGRNCAQSRSGLAVRCLPWARKVYDFYNAPVVKFWFHTMSYLAFLMLFSYTVLVRMESRPSAAEWLVIAYIISTAVEKTRELWVSEPRKFRKKLKVWFSEYWNISDFIAIFLFFTGLVLRCQSDPARTAGRLMYCLDIIFWFVRLMDILAINQQAGPYLTMITKMMSNMFYIMIIMGIVLVSFGTPRWSILKPDEEPSWDLLKQVLFQPYFMMFGEVYAGEINPCEADPDCPPGSFLNPLLQAVYLFMQYIIMVNLLIAFYNNVYVHMKTISNKLWKYNRYRYIMTYQEKPWLPPPLILLSHMTLCVSALWHRKRGAAGQERDSGLKLFLAPEDLKKLHEFEEKCVAAYFRDKNESQNSSQLNRIRSASDKAEEMVTTLSEVAEKVQFIQESLQTLDGHLGRLQDLSALAVDTLNLLSATDNRQHEAVLLGNSQPIRRPYQQLSHSWSLRIGGNVMPNQAPLSPKAYRSTPPSLLRGLGLGKKHPSLEWPPGGGAGLWDSQPKWVLGNLDGDDSVFRCRLNGDSYEGSPAGNRLLHGSFSHLWGVPWRDRMSCDSSGPSCPSSPTGLWAPESHLRPSQEESMEEEDDDEERSVSRASSHVFLLPDPQSETGRRMGILNPAFCGDGELAKRRPFRKWPYAGPEQQLEHSRSLSASVETLAMPRARTPRHSTTGEDTVPPPGQEEKELSRTLERKRSFGRKCVKIQEGKAKNVRRFEKCTHTVESSRKNRAKGKGLAGRKFRSSVSLTQLNFDQVDFSQKSLGPNTRRLSQSAWSSWSQSVSGRSSVQSWVTGEARGALLKSTEDLDPHYSAMERNNLMRLAHTIPFTPVSLLGGDEVCVYTLEESDSESTLIGTSSWCQRGQTAVLQPITHQGALDGGLRRALRVVCTWAEGDVLKPGCVYVVKAFRTEVVRTWQREFPNSTSLHLCLREIQQQRAAQKLMQVFNQVKPITVPHSLRFLDVSLLYWPAEGEWLTIERNMSGDFMKYSNNTGEEIAPSCGLEETVLAFSHWTYEYTCRELLVLDLQGVGMELTDPSVIRVDDKSSSEDLVFGPANLGNDAIHHFILKHTCNSCCGKLGLSDLRKCSGLQKSNSDSDEDVSMV; this comes from the exons aTGCTGTTGTGGAAGGCTAATTGGGGAACATGTGGAGCTTGACTCCATGTCTCGGGGCCGAGGCCCCGCCCCACCCATGTCGTCTCCGCCCTCAGGTGACAGGGAGGATTGGTCTGTGACCAAGCACACCAAGGCCAGCTCCACCGATGCCTTTGGCTCAATCGACTTCCAGGGCAGCACCAAGCGGACCTGCCGTGCCAAG TACGTGCGTCTGTCCTGCGACGCTAAGCCAGAGCAGTTGCTGTGTCTGATGCTGAGAGAATGGAACCTAGCTCCACCCAAGCTGGTGATCTCCATACACGGTGGGTTGGAGAACTTCCCTCTCCCACAGCGAGTGGGCCAGGCTTTCAGCAAGGGCCTTATCAGAGCTGCTGAGACAACTGGAGCCTGGATCCTCACAGATGGGTTCAATACag GAGTTTCTATGTATGTTGGAGATGCCGTGAAACTCTATGGTACCCATGAGCGCAGGAAGAGAAATGTCATTGGGGTTACGCCATGGGGCCTGGTGGAGAATCACAGGGACCTCATAGGACAAGAC GTCTTGCGACACTACCACACCCTGGGTAATCCCCTGAGCAAGCGCTCCAGTCTCAATTGCCTGCATTCACACTTCCTGTTAGTGGATGATGGAACTCTGGGTAAATCAGGAGGCCAGCTGGAGCTGAGGAGGAGGCTAGAGAGACACCTCCACCGGCAGAGGATCCACCcca gacTGGGACAGAGAGTTcccgtggtgtgtgtggtggtggaggggggtcCCCCTGTTCTCTCCCTGGTGCTGGAGTATGTGAGCAGGACTCCCCCTGTGCCCGTCATCGTGTTTGAGGGCACAGGCCGGGCAGCAGACCTGCTGGCTCTGATCCACAAACAAACCGCTGTAGACAG GAAGCTAGACACTGACATTAAGGAGGATTTCCTGCTGCGGGTCCAGGCCGTGTTCGGGGTGGGGAGGCCAGAAGCCTCTCAACTCTTCACTGTGCTCACCAGTTGCATGGGGCACAGGGAGATG ATCACCATTTTTGACTCTGAATCGGAGGACCATCTGGAACCGGATGTGGCCATTCTGACAGCCTCACTGAGAG GCACACCAGCTGATCAGCTGAGCATCACCTTGGCCTGGGACAGGGCAGACATTGCTCAGGAGCATATCCTGGTATATGGGCAGCAATGGAAG GTGGGGGCCCTGGAACAAGCCATGCTCAATGCTCTGTTGATGGACCGTGTGGGCTTTGTGAAACTGCTCATTGAGAATGGCATAACTCTGAAGCACTTCCTGACCGTGTCACGCTTGGAGGAACTCTACAACACG CAGCAAGGCTCTCCAGATAATTTCCTTTATCATATAATTGAGGAAGCCAAAAAG tgCCGTCTTTCTGTGGGACATAAAATTTCTCTCATTGACATCGGCATGGCGATCGAATACTTGATTGGGGGAGCATATCGAAGCACCTACATGCGCAAGAGCTTCCGTGCTGTATACAACCAAATTCATTCCGCACTGAAG GAGGCCAGCCAGGAGGGCTCGGGGATGGTGGGTAAGCCCAGAAAGCGCGGCGTGGACCCAGCAACAGCTCCTCAGACCCAGCCCCCCTTCTTCCGCACGGCAGAGCCCTATAGGCGCAAG GAGAACCCGTCTCTGCCCCATGAACTGGAGCTGGCATCGCCAGCCGAGCTGGGAGGCACGTCCTTGTTCGTGTATAGCATCAACGACCTGTTTGTGTGGGCAGTGTTGATGCGCCGCCAGCAGATGGCACTTTTTCTGTGGCAGCATGGTGAACAGGCCATGGCCAGGGCCGTGGTGGCCTGCAGACTCTACCGTGCCATGGCGACCGAAGCCAAGGAGAGGATCATGGGTGATAGCATTGCAGAGGAACTGAAGAAGTTCTCAAT AGAGTTTGGTCAGTTGGCTGTGGACCTCCTGGACAAGGCCTTCAAGGAGAATGAGTGCATGGCCATGAAGCTGCTGACCTCGGAGATGACGGACTGGAGCAACTTCACATGCCTGCAGATGGCCGTGGCTTCTGGTCTCCGGCCCTTCGTGGCCCACTCCTGCACCCAGATGCTCCTCACCGACCTGTGGATGGGCCACCTTAATATGAGGAAGAACTCGTGGGTTAAG ATCATCGTGAGTATCCTCCTGCCCATGGCCATCCAGCTGCTGGAGTTCAAGAGCAAGGCCGAGATGTCCCACATACCTCAGACGCACGAGGCCCTGCAGTTTGGGGTGGAGGCGGCCAGTTCTGGAGCTCCGCCCACTGAAACAGCGGTGCAAGCA GAGCAGTGCGATGCGGAGAGTGGGAGGAACTGTGCTCAGAGCAGGTCAGGTCTGGCTGTACGGTGTCTGCCCTGGGCCAGAAAGGTCTATGACTTCTACAATGCACCTGTGGTCAAATTCTGGTTCCACACG ATGTCCTACCTGGCTTTTCTCATGCTCTTCTCCTACACGGTTCTGGTGAGGATGGAGAGCAGGCCCAGTGCTGCAGAGTGGCTGGTCATTGCATACATCATCTCTACTGCCGTGGAGAAGACCCGGGAG TTGTGGGTATCTGAGCCGAGGAAGTTCAGGAAAAAACTGAAAGTGTGGTTCAGCGAGTACTGGAATATTAGTGACTTCATCGccatcttcctcttcttcacGGGCTTGGTCCTGCGCTGTCAGTCGGACCCCGCCCGCACTGCTGGGCGCCTCATGTACTGCCTGGACATCATCTTCTGGTTTGTCCGTCTAATGGACATTTTAGCCATTAACCAGCAAGCTGGACCCTACCTCACCATGATCACTAAGATG atgAGCAACATGTTTTACATCATGATCATAATGGGCATCGTGCTGGTGAGTTTTGGCACGCCAAGGTGGTCCATCCTGAAGCCGGACGAGGAGCCTTCCTGGGACCTGCTGAAGCAAGTGCTCTTCCAGCCCTACTTTATGATGTTTGGAGAGGTCTATGCTGGAGAGATCAACC CCTGCGAGGCAGACCCAGACTGCCCTCCAGGTTCTTTCCTCAACCCACTGCTGCAGGCGGTCTATCTCTTTATGCAGTACATCATCATGGTCAATCTCCTTATTGCCTTCTACAA TAACGTTTACGTGCACATGAAGACCATATCCAACAAGCTGTGGAAGTACAACCGCTATCGTTACATCATGACCTACCAGGAGAAACCCTGGCTACCCCCACCCTTGATCCTCCTGAGTCACATGACCTTGTGTGTCAGCGCACTGTGGCACCGAAAGCGTGGGGCAGCGGGACAAGAGAGAGACTCGGGTCTCA AGTTGTTCTTGGCTCCTGAAGATTTAAAGAAGCTACATGAGTTTGAGGAGAAGTGCGTGGCTGCGTATTTCCGTGACAAAAATGAAAGCCAGAACAGCAGCCAGCTCAACCGGATCCGATCTGCCTCGGACAA ggcaGAGGAGATGGTGACCACATTGTCAGAAGTGGCAGAGAAGGTCCAGTTCATACAGGAAAGCCTTCAAACCCTGGATGGTCACCTGGGCCGGCTGCAGGACCTGTCCGCCCTAGCCGTGGACACACTCAACCTCCTCTCGGCGACTGACAACAGGCAACATGAGGCTGTCCTTCTTGGCaacagccagccaatcagaagacCGTATCAGCAGCTATCTCACAGCTGGAGCCTGCGGATTGGTGGGAACGTCATGCCCAACCAGGCCCCTCTGTCCCCGAAGGCCTACCGCAGCACTCCACCCTCACTGTTGCGTGGGCTTGGGCTGGGCAAGAAACATCCTTCCCTGGAATGGCCACCAGGGGGCGGTGCTGGTCTATGGGACAGCCAGCCCAAGTGGGTGTTGGGAAACTTGGATGGGGATGATAGTGTTTTTAGATGTAGGCTCAACGGAGACTCATATGAAGGCTCGCCGGCAGGGAACCGCCTTTTGCAcggctctttctctcacctATGGGGGGTGCCATGGAGAGACAGGATGTCATGCGACTCGTCCGGGCCGTCCTGTCCCAGCTCCCCCACAGGACTCTGGGCTCCTGAGTCCCACCTGCGTCCCAGCCAGGAGGAGTCGatggaagaggaagatgacGACGAGGAACGGAGCGTCTCCAGGGCCTCGAGTCACGTCtttctcctgcctgacccccaGAGTGAAACGGGCAGACGGATGGGGATTCTGAACCCCGCTTTCTGTGGTGATGGCGAATTAGCCAAGCGGCGGCCGTTCAGGAAGTGGCCTTATGCCGGTCCAGAGCAACAGCTGGAGCACAGCCGATCCCTCTCAGCCAGTGTTGAAACCCTGGCCATGCCCAGAGCAAGGACACCAAGGCACAGCACTACAGGTGAAGACACAGTGCCCCCTCCAGGGCAGGAGGAGAAAG AACTGTCCCGAACCTTGGAAAGAAAGCGATCATTTGGCAGGAAGTGTGTAAAAATCCAGGAAGGCAAAGCAAAGAAT GTAAGGAGGTTTGAAAAGTGCACGCACACGGTGGAGTCCAGCCGGAAGAACAGGGCAAAAGGGAAGGGCTTGGCTGGACGCAAGTTCCGATCGTCCGTCAGTCTGACCCAGCTGA ACTTCGATCAAGTGGATTTCTCACAAAAGTCACTGGGTCCG AACACCAGACGCTTGAGCCAGTCTGCGTGGAGCAGCTGGTCCCAGTCTGTCAGCGGCAGGTCTTC AGTACAGAGCTGGGTAACAGGCGAGG CAAGAGGTGCATTGCTGAAATCAACTGAAGACTTGGACCCACATTACTCAG CAATGGAGAGGAACAACCTGATGAGATTAGCACACACGATACCATTCACACCTGTCTCCCTGCTGG GAGGAGATGAGGTGTGCGTGTACACTCTCGAGGAGTCCGACTCCGAGTCCACTCTGATCGGCACTTCTTCCTGGTGCCAAAGGGGGCAGACTGCCGTGCTGCAGCCCATTACCCACCAGGGGGCGCTGGACGGCGGTCTGCGCAGAGCCCTGAGGGTGGTGTGTACCTGGGCCGAAGGAGATGTGCTCAAGCCAGGCTGCGTGTATGTGGTGAAGGCTTTCAGGACTGAGGTGGTGCGCACATGGCAGAGAGAGTTCCCCAACAGTacctctcttcatctctgctTAAgg GAAATCCAGCAACAGAGAGCAGCTCAAAAGCTCATGCAGGTTTTCAACCAGGTCAAGCCCATAACTGTTCCCCACTCTCTCAG GTTCCTGGATGTGTCCTTGCTTTACTGGCCAGCTGAAGGTGAGTGGCTGACCATTGAGAGGAACATGAGCGGCGACTTTATGAAGTATAGTAACAACACCGGGGAAGAGATTGCGCCCTCTTGTGGCCTGGAGGAGACAGTGCTTGCTTTCTCCCACTGGACATATGAGTACACATGCAGAGAGCTGCTGGTCCTCGACTTGCAAG GTGTGGGCATGGAGCTGACAGACCCCTCTGTGATCAGGGTGGATGATAAGAG CTCATCTGAAGACCTGGTGTTTGGGCCAGCCAACCTGGGGAATGATGCCATCCACCACTTCATcctcaaacacacctgcaaCTCATGCTGTGGGAAACTGGGGCTTTCAG ATTTAAGGAAATGCAGTGGTCTTCAGAAATCCAACTCTGACTCTGATGAGGACGTGAGCATGGTTTGA
- the trpm6 gene encoding transient receptor potential cation channel subfamily M member 6 isoform X5, with amino-acid sequence MKESNNLEERMSSRINRRQMEPGKSWIQTTFYKRECVKFLPVSWVDHRCSPVCHVCQNLIRCCCGRLIGEHVELDSMSRGRGPAPPMSSPPSGDREDWSVTKHTKASSTDAFGSIDFQGSTKRTCRAKYVRLSCDAKPEQLLCLMLREWNLAPPKLVISIHGGLENFPLPQRVGQAFSKGLIRAAETTGAWILTDGFNTGVSMYVGDAVKLYGTHERRKRNVIGVTPWGLVENHRDLIGQDVLRHYHTLGNPLSKRSSLNCLHSHFLLVDDGTLGKSGGQLELRRRLERHLHRQRIHPRLGQRVPVVCVVVEGGPPVLSLVLEYVSRTPPVPVIVFEGTGRAADLLALIHKQTAVDRKLDTDIKEDFLLRVQAVFGVGRPEASQLFTVLTSCMGHREMITIFDSESEDHLEPDVAILTASLRGTPADQLSITLAWDRADIAQEHILVYGQQWKVGALEQAMLNALLMDRVGFVKLLIENGITLKHFLTVSRLEELYNTQQGSPDNFLYHIIEEAKKCRLSVGHKISLIDIGMAIEYLIGGAYRSTYMRKSFRAVYNQIHSALKEASQEGSGMVGKPRKRGVDPATAPQTQPPFFRTAEPYRRKQENPSLPHELELASPAELGGTSLFVYSINDLFVWAVLMRRQQMALFLWQHGEQAMARAVVACRLYRAMATEAKERIMGDSIAEELKKFSIEFGQLAVDLLDKAFKENECMAMKLLTSEMTDWSNFTCLQMAVASGLRPFVAHSCTQMLLTDLWMGHLNMRKNSWVKIIVSILLPMAIQLLEFKSKAEMSHIPQTHEALQFGVEAASSGAPPTETAVQAEQCDAESGRNCAQSRSGLAVRCLPWARKVYDFYNAPVVKFWFHTMSYLAFLMLFSYTVLVRMESRPSAAEWLVIAYIISTAVEKTRELWVSEPRKFRKKLKVWFSEYWNISDFIAIFLFFTGLVLRCQSDPARTAGRLMYCLDIIFWFVRLMDILAINQQAGPYLTMITKMMSNMFYIMIIMGIVLVSFGTPRWSILKPDEEPSWDLLKQVLFQPYFMMFGEVYAGEINRG; translated from the exons aTGCTGTTGTGGAAGGCTAATTGGGGAACATGTGGAGCTTGACTCCATGTCTCGGGGCCGAGGCCCCGCCCCACCCATGTCGTCTCCGCCCTCAGGTGACAGGGAGGATTGGTCTGTGACCAAGCACACCAAGGCCAGCTCCACCGATGCCTTTGGCTCAATCGACTTCCAGGGCAGCACCAAGCGGACCTGCCGTGCCAAG TACGTGCGTCTGTCCTGCGACGCTAAGCCAGAGCAGTTGCTGTGTCTGATGCTGAGAGAATGGAACCTAGCTCCACCCAAGCTGGTGATCTCCATACACGGTGGGTTGGAGAACTTCCCTCTCCCACAGCGAGTGGGCCAGGCTTTCAGCAAGGGCCTTATCAGAGCTGCTGAGACAACTGGAGCCTGGATCCTCACAGATGGGTTCAATACag GAGTTTCTATGTATGTTGGAGATGCCGTGAAACTCTATGGTACCCATGAGCGCAGGAAGAGAAATGTCATTGGGGTTACGCCATGGGGCCTGGTGGAGAATCACAGGGACCTCATAGGACAAGAC GTCTTGCGACACTACCACACCCTGGGTAATCCCCTGAGCAAGCGCTCCAGTCTCAATTGCCTGCATTCACACTTCCTGTTAGTGGATGATGGAACTCTGGGTAAATCAGGAGGCCAGCTGGAGCTGAGGAGGAGGCTAGAGAGACACCTCCACCGGCAGAGGATCCACCcca gacTGGGACAGAGAGTTcccgtggtgtgtgtggtggtggaggggggtcCCCCTGTTCTCTCCCTGGTGCTGGAGTATGTGAGCAGGACTCCCCCTGTGCCCGTCATCGTGTTTGAGGGCACAGGCCGGGCAGCAGACCTGCTGGCTCTGATCCACAAACAAACCGCTGTAGACAG GAAGCTAGACACTGACATTAAGGAGGATTTCCTGCTGCGGGTCCAGGCCGTGTTCGGGGTGGGGAGGCCAGAAGCCTCTCAACTCTTCACTGTGCTCACCAGTTGCATGGGGCACAGGGAGATG ATCACCATTTTTGACTCTGAATCGGAGGACCATCTGGAACCGGATGTGGCCATTCTGACAGCCTCACTGAGAG GCACACCAGCTGATCAGCTGAGCATCACCTTGGCCTGGGACAGGGCAGACATTGCTCAGGAGCATATCCTGGTATATGGGCAGCAATGGAAG GTGGGGGCCCTGGAACAAGCCATGCTCAATGCTCTGTTGATGGACCGTGTGGGCTTTGTGAAACTGCTCATTGAGAATGGCATAACTCTGAAGCACTTCCTGACCGTGTCACGCTTGGAGGAACTCTACAACACG CAGCAAGGCTCTCCAGATAATTTCCTTTATCATATAATTGAGGAAGCCAAAAAG tgCCGTCTTTCTGTGGGACATAAAATTTCTCTCATTGACATCGGCATGGCGATCGAATACTTGATTGGGGGAGCATATCGAAGCACCTACATGCGCAAGAGCTTCCGTGCTGTATACAACCAAATTCATTCCGCACTGAAG GAGGCCAGCCAGGAGGGCTCGGGGATGGTGGGTAAGCCCAGAAAGCGCGGCGTGGACCCAGCAACAGCTCCTCAGACCCAGCCCCCCTTCTTCCGCACGGCAGAGCCCTATAGGCGCAAG cAGGAGAACCCGTCTCTGCCCCATGAACTGGAGCTGGCATCGCCAGCCGAGCTGGGAGGCACGTCCTTGTTCGTGTATAGCATCAACGACCTGTTTGTGTGGGCAGTGTTGATGCGCCGCCAGCAGATGGCACTTTTTCTGTGGCAGCATGGTGAACAGGCCATGGCCAGGGCCGTGGTGGCCTGCAGACTCTACCGTGCCATGGCGACCGAAGCCAAGGAGAGGATCATGGGTGATAGCATTGCAGAGGAACTGAAGAAGTTCTCAAT AGAGTTTGGTCAGTTGGCTGTGGACCTCCTGGACAAGGCCTTCAAGGAGAATGAGTGCATGGCCATGAAGCTGCTGACCTCGGAGATGACGGACTGGAGCAACTTCACATGCCTGCAGATGGCCGTGGCTTCTGGTCTCCGGCCCTTCGTGGCCCACTCCTGCACCCAGATGCTCCTCACCGACCTGTGGATGGGCCACCTTAATATGAGGAAGAACTCGTGGGTTAAG ATCATCGTGAGTATCCTCCTGCCCATGGCCATCCAGCTGCTGGAGTTCAAGAGCAAGGCCGAGATGTCCCACATACCTCAGACGCACGAGGCCCTGCAGTTTGGGGTGGAGGCGGCCAGTTCTGGAGCTCCGCCCACTGAAACAGCGGTGCAAGCA GAGCAGTGCGATGCGGAGAGTGGGAGGAACTGTGCTCAGAGCAGGTCAGGTCTGGCTGTACGGTGTCTGCCCTGGGCCAGAAAGGTCTATGACTTCTACAATGCACCTGTGGTCAAATTCTGGTTCCACACG ATGTCCTACCTGGCTTTTCTCATGCTCTTCTCCTACACGGTTCTGGTGAGGATGGAGAGCAGGCCCAGTGCTGCAGAGTGGCTGGTCATTGCATACATCATCTCTACTGCCGTGGAGAAGACCCGGGAG TTGTGGGTATCTGAGCCGAGGAAGTTCAGGAAAAAACTGAAAGTGTGGTTCAGCGAGTACTGGAATATTAGTGACTTCATCGccatcttcctcttcttcacGGGCTTGGTCCTGCGCTGTCAGTCGGACCCCGCCCGCACTGCTGGGCGCCTCATGTACTGCCTGGACATCATCTTCTGGTTTGTCCGTCTAATGGACATTTTAGCCATTAACCAGCAAGCTGGACCCTACCTCACCATGATCACTAAGATG atgAGCAACATGTTTTACATCATGATCATAATGGGCATCGTGCTGGTGAGTTTTGGCACGCCAAGGTGGTCCATCCTGAAGCCGGACGAGGAGCCTTCCTGGGACCTGCTGAAGCAAGTGCTCTTCCAGCCCTACTTTATGATGTTTGGAGAGGTCTATGCTGGAGAGATCAACCGTGGGTAA